One genomic window of Actinoplanes lobatus includes the following:
- a CDS encoding HalD/BesD family halogenase — MGRHLENGVDSEQYWLSRKSFYETGFALISYLLPDEVKRRVDAEINDLIAQQSIRRDLTLPQTSNSPRRMRNVTAEDIRAHDGVVREMYESPALRGALSAVAGEAVLDCPYQPEEYVITHLERPGDTHGWHWDDYSFGVIYVVDVPPTHLGGFVQTVPNTSWDKEDPQVFQHLIGNPIHSYALRPGDMYLLRTDTTLHRVHPLEPGGRRTIVNMAFAAERDLNKQISHETMEDLFSV; from the coding sequence GTGGGGCGTCACCTGGAGAACGGCGTCGACAGCGAGCAGTACTGGCTGTCCCGGAAATCCTTCTACGAGACCGGCTTCGCGCTGATCTCCTACCTGCTGCCGGACGAGGTCAAGCGCCGGGTGGACGCGGAGATCAACGACCTCATCGCGCAGCAGTCGATCCGCCGTGACCTGACCCTTCCGCAGACCAGCAACAGCCCGCGGCGGATGCGCAACGTCACGGCCGAGGACATCCGCGCCCACGACGGCGTGGTCCGTGAGATGTACGAATCCCCCGCCCTGCGTGGTGCGCTCTCGGCGGTGGCGGGTGAGGCGGTGCTGGACTGCCCGTACCAGCCCGAGGAATACGTGATCACCCATCTGGAGCGCCCAGGCGACACCCACGGGTGGCACTGGGACGACTACAGCTTCGGCGTGATCTACGTGGTCGACGTCCCGCCCACGCACCTGGGCGGCTTCGTCCAGACCGTGCCGAACACGAGCTGGGACAAGGAGGACCCACAGGTCTTCCAGCATCTGATCGGCAATCCGATCCATTCGTACGCGCTCCGGCCCGGCGACATGTACCTGCTGCGCACCGACACCACGCTGCACCGGGTGCACCCGCTGGAGCCGGGCGGCCGCCGCACGATCGTGAACATGGCGTTCGCGGCCGAGCGTGACCTGAACAAGCAGATCAGCCACGAGACCATGGAGGACCTGTTCAGTGTCTGA